One Chlorogloeopsis sp. ULAP01 genomic window carries:
- a CDS encoding MBL fold metallo-hydrolase: MSDRLSASSRIDTGEASHELECLPYGVNHSGEGVCLLVRMGPHRILLDCGLADISSLMKGLAKPARRGRSPLPADFVLVSHAHADHARGLVALHKAFPLLPIYASEVTSKLLPLNWPNQNLQDISQFCQALPLRAPVEVKDGLVVELFPAGHLPGAVAMLFTYTTSQRSYKLLYTGDFFLSNSRLVEGLRLEELRGLELDALIIEGTYGTSRHPHRRNQENQLAERVNRAIADSYSVLLPTPALGLGQELLMLLRSHHHFTGRDLDIWVDGTVAVGCDTYLELLSHFPPSVQNFARHQPLFWDERIRPRVRRLQAGQRDRVGRYPCIVLTDSTVDLREYCQPDTGPWLILSPEKTEIKINNNYQFPGIITVENYLLAQHSDGPGTTQLIHNLRPQHVIFVHGSPTYLADLTSLDELQNRYHVHSPEAGVLVEIPIGETFLQPAAPETNYEGELTELDTVVTIALPDAITADPRWQQFADTGLIEARWQGEELVLRGLSQRELLNQSSDRFILSDVECCGTCRHQRGQRCWNPASPLFNFKVTLDGYCPAFERGNEGTRD, translated from the coding sequence ATGAGCGATCGCCTGTCGGCATCCTCTCGAATTGATACAGGGGAAGCGTCTCATGAATTAGAGTGTTTGCCCTATGGTGTAAACCATAGTGGTGAAGGTGTTTGTCTGTTGGTGCGGATGGGACCGCACCGCATTTTACTTGACTGCGGTTTGGCAGATATCTCATCTCTAATGAAGGGGCTTGCTAAACCTGCACGTCGAGGTCGTTCGCCTCTGCCAGCTGATTTTGTTCTGGTAAGTCATGCTCATGCAGATCACGCAAGGGGATTGGTAGCGCTACATAAAGCTTTTCCGCTATTACCAATCTACGCCAGTGAAGTAACTAGCAAGTTATTGCCCTTGAATTGGCCAAATCAAAACCTTCAAGACATTTCTCAATTTTGTCAAGCTTTACCTTTGCGAGCGCCTGTAGAGGTTAAGGATGGTTTAGTAGTAGAACTATTTCCTGCTGGACATCTACCAGGGGCAGTAGCGATGCTGTTTACTTACACTACCTCACAACGTTCCTACAAGCTACTGTATACTGGAGATTTTTTCTTGTCCAACTCCCGATTAGTGGAAGGTTTGCGGTTAGAAGAACTGCGAGGATTGGAGTTGGATGCCTTAATTATTGAGGGTACCTATGGCACATCTCGCCATCCCCACCGTCGCAACCAAGAAAATCAACTTGCAGAACGAGTTAATCGGGCGATCGCCGACTCTTATTCTGTACTCTTGCCCACACCTGCTTTGGGTTTAGGTCAAGAATTATTAATGCTGTTACGCAGTCACCACCACTTTACAGGTCGCGATCTAGATATCTGGGTAGATGGTACTGTGGCTGTAGGCTGCGATACTTATTTAGAACTACTATCTCACTTTCCGCCATCTGTACAGAATTTTGCTCGCCATCAACCCTTATTTTGGGATGAACGCATACGTCCGCGTGTGCGACGATTACAAGCAGGACAGCGCGATCGTGTCGGTAGATACCCTTGTATTGTCCTCACCGACTCTACAGTCGATTTGAGGGAATATTGCCAACCCGATACAGGCCCTTGGCTGATTCTTTCACCAGAAAAAACTGAGATAAAAATTAACAATAATTACCAGTTCCCAGGAATTATTACTGTTGAAAACTATCTCCTTGCTCAACATAGCGATGGCCCTGGTACTACTCAATTAATTCATAATTTACGCCCGCAGCACGTCATTTTTGTCCACGGATCTCCTACCTACTTAGCAGATCTTACTAGTTTGGATGAGTTGCAAAATCGCTATCATGTCCATTCTCCAGAAGCAGGAGTATTAGTAGAAATTCCGATCGGGGAAACATTTTTGCAACCAGCAGCCCCCGAAACTAACTATGAAGGCGAACTTACAGAGTTAGATACGGTAGTAACGATCGCTCTTCCCGATGCAATTACAGCCGATCCACGCTGGCAGCAGTTTGCTGATACTGGTTTGATTGAAGCCCGTTGGCAGGGAGAAGAACTAGTATTGCGAGGGCTGTCGCAACGAGAGCTTCTCAATCAAAGTAGCGATCGCTTTATTTTGTCTGATGTAGAGTGCTGCGGTACCTGTAGACATCAAAGGGGACAACGGTGCTGGAATCCCGCGTCCCCTTTATTTAACTTCAAAGTGACTTTGGACGGCTACTGCCCTGCTTTTGAGCGTGGAAATGAAGGAACCAGGGACTAG
- a CDS encoding DUF6679 family protein → MLHRKIYQLCCDGREVCIFLRDQQRWIERARIIDIEGDLVTLRYETDEEDEICSWEEMVRLESIGAITQKLASVPRGNVEPLLTEECPEAERIRNRYTDSNPD, encoded by the coding sequence ATGCTACACCGCAAGATTTATCAATTGTGTTGCGATGGGCGGGAAGTGTGTATTTTCTTGCGGGACCAGCAACGCTGGATTGAACGCGCCCGCATCATCGATATAGAGGGAGATTTAGTCACCCTGCGTTATGAAACGGATGAAGAAGATGAAATTTGTTCTTGGGAGGAGATGGTTCGCCTAGAAAGTATTGGTGCTATTACCCAAAAACTAGCTTCCGTACCACGTGGTAACGTAGAGCCTCTCTTGACAGAAGAGTGTCCAGAAGCAGAACGTATCCGCAATCGTTACACTGACTCTAATCCAGATTAA
- a CDS encoding Nif3-like dinuclear metal center hexameric protein — protein sequence MKIADLIVWFEEWANPSWQESWDNCGWQIEPGVLQEQARVLVCLTPTLAVMQEAIAYRAAGISVNLIFAHHPLIFNPPKSLRSGDPIAEMARLAFTHNIGIYTAHTNFDQVQDGTADVLAQILELEQVFPIVTTQPGLGYGRVGNLQPSTSLGELMAIIQTQLAPPNLIYSPTVDLERQIDRVAVLGGSGASFISAVVKTGAQAYLTSDCKFHQFQESRDRDLILIDAGHYATERPACDRLAQKFRSLKIEWVQLSQKDEDFRSFYR from the coding sequence ATGAAAATTGCCGATTTAATCGTCTGGTTTGAAGAATGGGCAAATCCATCTTGGCAAGAAAGTTGGGATAACTGCGGCTGGCAAATTGAACCAGGAGTATTACAAGAACAAGCGCGGGTATTAGTTTGTCTGACACCAACTTTAGCAGTAATGCAAGAAGCGATCGCCTATCGCGCTGCTGGTATTTCTGTAAACCTAATTTTTGCCCACCATCCTTTAATTTTTAATCCACCTAAATCTCTACGTAGTGGCGATCCTATTGCGGAGATGGCACGATTAGCTTTTACTCACAATATCGGTATTTACACAGCCCACACTAACTTTGACCAAGTGCAAGATGGTACTGCTGACGTTTTAGCTCAAATTTTAGAACTGGAGCAAGTTTTTCCTATTGTCACCACCCAACCAGGTTTGGGATATGGACGTGTTGGCAATTTGCAGCCTTCTACATCATTAGGAGAGTTAATGGCAATAATTCAAACCCAACTTGCCCCTCCTAATTTGATTTACTCGCCAACAGTAGATTTAGAGCGACAAATTGATAGAGTTGCTGTTTTGGGTGGTTCTGGGGCAAGTTTTATCTCAGCAGTAGTCAAAACAGGCGCTCAAGCCTATCTGACTTCTGACTGCAAGTTTCATCAATTTCAAGAAAGCCGCGATCGCGATTTGATTTTAATTGATGCTGGACATTATGCTACGGAACGCCCAGCATGCGATCGCCTTGCGCAAAAGTTTCGTTCTTTAAAGATTGAATGGGTACAATTAAGCCAAAAAGACGAAGATTTTCGTTCGTTTTATCGGTAA
- a CDS encoding secondary thiamine-phosphate synthase enzyme YjbQ, whose amino-acid sequence MAHYQKLLRIPTSGKSLYNITPKIEAIVSESGVETGLCTLFLRHTSASLLIQENADPDVLRDLANFMSKLVPESAQYIHAAEGSDDMPAHIRTALTHTSESIPINRGHLVLGTWQGIYIWEHRQHSHTRELVVHIFA is encoded by the coding sequence ATGGCTCATTACCAAAAGCTACTGAGAATTCCTACATCAGGTAAATCTTTGTACAATATTACTCCCAAAATTGAAGCTATTGTTTCTGAGTCAGGTGTTGAAACAGGGCTTTGTACTTTATTTTTACGGCATACTTCTGCAAGTTTACTCATTCAAGAAAACGCCGATCCTGACGTACTTAGGGATCTCGCAAATTTTATGTCAAAACTTGTACCAGAATCAGCACAGTATATTCACGCTGCTGAGGGGTCTGATGATATGCCAGCCCATATCCGTACAGCCCTAACTCATACTTCAGAAAGCATTCCAATTAATCGAGGACATTTAGTTTTGGGAACTTGGCAGGGAATTTACATCTGGGAACATCGTCAACATAGCCATACAAGGGAATTAGTTGTGCATATTTTTGCTTAG
- a CDS encoding glycosyl transferase, which translates to MERPILYIAITNHGFGHATRVAAVAATIQKLCPEVLLILVTTAPRWLLECYIEGDFIHRPRAFDLGVVQADSLTMDKEATLEKLLEIKKNQRSIIASEVNFIRQNRVHLILADIPFLAAEMGKAADIPCWMMSNFGFDFIYRSWGDRFIEVADWISDCYSKCDHLFRLPFHEPMEAFEYVTDVGLTGGSPRYCADEIRAMWSITAPLERTILLTFGGLGLQQIPYERLQKFSDWQFIAFDHSAPDLPNIVKISDHKFRPVDFMPICSRVVSKPGYSTFAEATRLDIPIVSVTRDEFAEAAFLLEGISTYNQHQILTPSEFFDGSWDFLLQPPQPPTSSKHIAKDGNEAIAHAVIKYFGECGNFK; encoded by the coding sequence ATGGAACGTCCAATTTTATATATAGCAATCACCAATCATGGTTTTGGTCATGCTACTCGTGTTGCGGCTGTTGCAGCAACTATTCAAAAGCTGTGTCCAGAAGTTCTGCTCATTTTGGTGACCACTGCTCCACGGTGGTTGCTAGAGTGCTATATTGAAGGCGATTTTATCCATCGTCCCCGTGCATTTGATTTGGGTGTTGTACAAGCAGATAGCTTGACAATGGACAAAGAGGCGACATTGGAAAAATTATTAGAGATTAAGAAAAATCAGCGTTCTATCATTGCCTCAGAAGTCAACTTTATTCGCCAAAACCGCGTTCATCTGATCTTGGCAGATATTCCCTTCCTTGCTGCCGAAATGGGTAAAGCTGCCGACATTCCCTGCTGGATGATGAGTAACTTTGGTTTTGACTTTATTTACCGAAGTTGGGGTGATCGCTTTATCGAAGTTGCAGATTGGATTAGTGATTGTTACAGCAAGTGCGATCATTTGTTTCGTCTTCCCTTTCACGAACCGATGGAAGCATTCGAGTACGTTACAGATGTGGGTTTAACAGGTGGTTCTCCTCGTTATTGTGCTGATGAAATACGAGCAATGTGGAGTATTACTGCACCACTTGAAAGAACTATATTACTTACTTTCGGTGGCTTGGGTTTGCAACAAATTCCTTATGAGCGGCTGCAAAAATTTTCGGACTGGCAATTTATTGCTTTCGACCACTCAGCCCCAGATTTACCTAATATAGTTAAAATCAGCGACCATAAATTCCGTCCTGTAGATTTTATGCCCATCTGTAGTCGAGTTGTTTCTAAACCTGGTTACAGTACTTTTGCAGAAGCTACTCGCCTAGATATACCAATTGTTTCTGTAACTCGTGATGAGTTTGCAGAAGCAGCTTTTCTATTAGAAGGTATTTCTACTTACAATCAGCATCAAATTCTCACTCCTTCAGAGTTTTTTGATGGTTCTTGGGATTTTTTACTCCAACCACCCCAGCCGCCAACCTCCTCGAAACATATTGCTAAGGATGGTAACGAAGCGATCGCTCATGCAGTCATTAAATATTTTGGTGAATGTGGCAATTTCAAATGA